The following coding sequences are from one Cervus canadensis isolate Bull #8, Minnesota chromosome 4, ASM1932006v1, whole genome shotgun sequence window:
- the LOC122439884 gene encoding myopalladin-like isoform X2 yields MQSPCSSLLGSTCVVAPVFTKHLQDISTTRGQFVVFECRVQATATVQVHWYREKEQITDSDDFRILRKKACLSSIPEEVCTLIITEAFPEDSGDFKCIAENEAGTAVSTARLFVSPEGKVEKSEGSRKSPTRKFPPKLVSSPWRSDSHTKDKNPDNTPINLMPTIPETASHNEREIQVPKEEFCTINENSSELQPQW; encoded by the exons ATGCAGAGTCCCTGCAGCAGCCTGTTGGGATCCACTTGTGTTGTAGCTCCTGTGTTTACCAAG CATCTTCAAGATATCTCTACAACCAGAGGTCAGTTTGTCGTGTTTGAATGCCGAGTCCAGGCCACAGCCACAGTTCAAGTTCACTGGTACAGAGAGAAAGAGCAGATAACAGACTCAGATGACTTCCGAATTCTGAGAAAAA AAGCTTGTTTATCATCCATTCCTG AGGAAGTGTGCACCTTAATTATCACAGAAGCATTTCCTGAAGATTCTGGAGACTTCAAGTGCATTGCAGAAAATGAGGCTGGGACTGCAGTCTCCACAGCAAGACTCTTTGTTTCTCCAG AAGGAAAAGTGGAGAAATCAGAGGGTTCTCGAAAGTCACCCACAAGAAAATTTCCTCCAAAACTGGTCTCCTCTCCCTGGCGCAGTGACAGCCACACAAAGGATAAAAATCCAGACAATACTCCAATAAACCTTATGCCAACTATTCCTGAAACAGCCAGTCACAATGAACGTGAAATCCAGGTTCCAAAGGAGGAGTTCTGCACCATCAATGAAAATTCCTCTGAGCTACAACCACAATGGTAA
- the LOC122439884 gene encoding palladin-like isoform X1 translates to MSEIKKKTTRVSLTISSPVNETSNIRSSYSTLVQPLYIDPQRMQSPCSSLLGSTCVVAPVFTKHLQDISTTRGQFVVFECRVQATATVQVHWYREKEQITDSDDFRILRKKACLSSIPEEVCTLIITEAFPEDSGDFKCIAENEAGTAVSTARLFVSPEGKVEKSEGSRKSPTRKFPPKLVSSPWRSDSHTKDKNPDNTPINLMPTIPETASHNEREIQVPKEEFCTINENSSELQPQW, encoded by the exons ATGTCAGA GATAAAGAAGAAAACCACTAGAGTGTCTCTGACCATCAGTTCCCCTGTTAATGAAACCTCTAACATCAGATCAAGTTATTCTACATTAGTTCAACCACTGTATATTGACCCCCAGAGG ATGCAGAGTCCCTGCAGCAGCCTGTTGGGATCCACTTGTGTTGTAGCTCCTGTGTTTACCAAG CATCTTCAAGATATCTCTACAACCAGAGGTCAGTTTGTCGTGTTTGAATGCCGAGTCCAGGCCACAGCCACAGTTCAAGTTCACTGGTACAGAGAGAAAGAGCAGATAACAGACTCAGATGACTTCCGAATTCTGAGAAAAA AAGCTTGTTTATCATCCATTCCTG AGGAAGTGTGCACCTTAATTATCACAGAAGCATTTCCTGAAGATTCTGGAGACTTCAAGTGCATTGCAGAAAATGAGGCTGGGACTGCAGTCTCCACAGCAAGACTCTTTGTTTCTCCAG AAGGAAAAGTGGAGAAATCAGAGGGTTCTCGAAAGTCACCCACAAGAAAATTTCCTCCAAAACTGGTCTCCTCTCCCTGGCGCAGTGACAGCCACACAAAGGATAAAAATCCAGACAATACTCCAATAAACCTTATGCCAACTATTCCTGAAACAGCCAGTCACAATGAACGTGAAATCCAGGTTCCAAAGGAGGAGTTCTGCACCATCAATGAAAATTCCTCTGAGCTACAACCACAATGGTAA